The Streptococcus pluranimalium genome contains a region encoding:
- the yabA gene encoding DNA replication initiation control protein YabA, whose amino-acid sequence MAKKDLFDAFDGFSQNLMVTLAEIEAIKKQVQDLVEENTQLRLENSKLRERLTQVSEQHAEKNQHQAKQHLDTIYEDGFHICTDFYGQRRENDEQCAFCLELLYRE is encoded by the coding sequence ATGGCTAAAAAAGATTTATTTGATGCATTTGATGGGTTCTCACAAAATCTCATGGTGACCTTAGCCGAGATTGAAGCCATTAAAAAGCAAGTACAAGATTTGGTAGAGGAAAATACCCAGCTGCGCTTGGAAAATAGCAAGCTACGTGAACGTTTGACGCAAGTCAGTGAGCAACATGCTGAAAAAAATCAACATCAAGCTAAGCAACACTTGGATACCATTTATGAGGATGGTTTTCACATTTGTACGGATTTTTACGGTCAAAGACGTGAAAACGATGAGCAATGTGCCTTCTGTTTAGAGCTACTATATAGGGAGTAA
- the rsmI gene encoding 16S rRNA (cytidine(1402)-2'-O)-methyltransferase: MQVQKSFKGQSSHGTLYLVPTPIGNLSDMTYRAVETLKSVDAICAEDTRNTGLLLKHFEIETRQISFHEHNAFEKIPDLVAMLKEGHSLAQVSDAGMPSISDPGHDLVKAAIAEDISVVALPGASAGITALIASGLAPQPHVFYGFLPRKSGQQKAFFTEKLSYPETQIFYESPYRVVSTLENMLEVYGDRQVVLVRELTKLYEEYQRGSITGLLSYLSDNPLKGECLVIVDGNDGSIMPAVQDLLSPLDDVKARVAAGTKPNQAIKMVAKERGLNRQDLYQEYHELV; encoded by the coding sequence ATGCAGGTTCAAAAAAGTTTTAAGGGACAGTCTTCCCATGGTACGCTATATTTAGTTCCAACACCGATTGGCAATTTATCAGACATGACTTATCGAGCTGTTGAAACGTTGAAATCGGTTGATGCCATCTGTGCAGAAGATACACGAAACACAGGCTTACTGCTTAAGCACTTTGAAATTGAAACACGTCAAATCAGTTTTCATGAACATAACGCTTTTGAAAAAATTCCAGACTTAGTTGCTATGTTAAAAGAAGGACATTCTTTAGCGCAAGTGTCTGATGCGGGTATGCCCTCCATCTCTGATCCTGGACATGATTTAGTTAAAGCAGCAATTGCTGAAGACATTTCAGTAGTTGCTTTGCCAGGTGCTTCAGCCGGGATTACAGCTTTGATCGCTAGTGGTTTAGCGCCTCAACCCCATGTTTTTTATGGTTTTTTACCGCGTAAATCTGGTCAACAAAAAGCCTTTTTTACTGAAAAGTTATCCTACCCAGAAACGCAGATTTTCTATGAATCACCTTATCGTGTCGTTTCAACTTTGGAAAATATGTTGGAAGTTTATGGAGATCGTCAGGTCGTCTTGGTAAGAGAGTTAACCAAACTCTATGAGGAGTACCAACGTGGTTCAATCACAGGATTATTATCTTATTTGTCTGATAATCCTTTAAAGGGAGAGTGTTTAGTGATTGTTGATGGCAATGATGGAAGCATTATGCCAGCTGTACAAGACTTATTATCACCATTAGACGATGTTAAGGCGCGTGTTGCAGCAGGGACTAAACCAAATCAAGCTATTAAGATGGTAGCAAAAGAAAGAGGGCTTAATCGTCAGGACTTATATCAAGAGTATCATGAGCTTGTATAA
- a CDS encoding copper homeostasis protein CutC, with the protein MITKEFCAENLTDLHRLNSPDISRVELCDNLAVGGTTPSYGVIKEANRYLHEKSISTAIMIRPRGGNFVYNDLELRAIEEDILHAAELESDALVLGLLTEDNQLDTEAIEQLLPSTQGLPLVFHMAFDHIPQEDQFQAIDDLIDYGFTRILTHGNPDSKSDIFDNVAHLKALVDYAAGRIDIQIGGGITKDNFQELVKLTGATQVHGTRLIS; encoded by the coding sequence ATGATTACCAAAGAATTTTGCGCTGAAAACTTAACCGATCTCCATAGGCTAAATAGCCCAGACATCTCACGTGTTGAACTTTGTGATAACTTAGCTGTAGGTGGAACCACACCGTCTTATGGTGTTATCAAGGAAGCAAATCGTTACCTTCATGAAAAAAGCATCTCGACTGCTATCATGATCCGACCTCGTGGTGGTAACTTCGTCTATAACGATCTTGAACTACGTGCTATAGAAGAGGATATCCTCCATGCCGCCGAATTAGAATCTGATGCTCTTGTATTAGGATTATTAACAGAAGACAACCAACTAGACACAGAAGCCATCGAACAACTCTTACCATCAACTCAAGGTCTTCCCCTTGTTTTTCACATGGCTTTTGATCACATTCCACAAGAAGACCAGTTTCAGGCTATCGATGACTTGATTGACTATGGTTTTACACGCATTCTAACCCATGGGAATCCTGATAGCAAGTCTGATATCTTTGATAATGTTGCTCATTTAAAAGCTTTAGTTGACTATGCCGCAGGTCGTATTGACATTCAAATCGGTGGAGGTATTACCAAGGATAATTTCCAAGAACTTGTCAAACTCACAGGAGCTACCCAAGTTCATGGGACACGATTAATATCATAA
- the serC gene encoding 3-phosphoserine/phosphohydroxythreonine transaminase produces MTIYNFSAGPAVLPKEVLKKAQAEFLDYANSGMSVMELSHRSKEFEDIIKTAEQLLRDLMQIPDNYKVLFLQGGASTQFSMLPLNMAKGKKAYYLVAGSWGKKAYTEAVKLSKTIPFEPICLASSEETGFDRIPEFDNRLIDPEAAYVHLTTNNTIEGTSVYQLPETNGVPLVADMSSNILAVDYKVSDFAMIYAGAQKNIGPAGVTIVIVREDFLNDEPALSSMLDYRIQAENASLYNTPPTFGIYMAKLVFEHVTSLGGVAKMEELNRQKSSLLYDFIDRSDFYKSPVKFAKDRSLANIPFVTPNAELDKAFNQAADEAGFKNIKGHRSVGGMRASLYNAFPLEGVKALLAFMKAFEEERG; encoded by the coding sequence ATGACAATTTATAACTTTTCTGCAGGTCCTGCAGTATTGCCAAAAGAAGTGCTAAAAAAAGCCCAAGCTGAGTTTTTGGATTATGCCAACTCGGGCATGAGTGTTATGGAATTGTCCCACCGCTCCAAGGAATTTGAAGATATTATTAAGACTGCTGAGCAATTGTTGAGAGATTTGATGCAGATTCCAGACAACTACAAAGTCCTCTTTTTACAAGGAGGTGCTTCAACCCAGTTTTCCATGCTACCTTTAAATATGGCAAAGGGAAAGAAAGCTTATTATCTAGTTGCAGGATCTTGGGGTAAAAAAGCCTATACTGAAGCTGTTAAACTTTCAAAGACAATCCCTTTTGAACCCATTTGCTTGGCTTCATCTGAAGAGACTGGATTTGACCGTATTCCAGAATTTGATAACCGTTTGATTGATCCAGAGGCAGCATATGTGCATCTAACAACCAATAATACTATTGAGGGAACGAGTGTTTATCAGCTCCCTGAAACAAATGGTGTCCCGCTTGTGGCTGACATGTCATCGAATATCTTAGCAGTTGATTACAAAGTTTCTGATTTTGCTATGATTTATGCCGGTGCGCAAAAAAATATTGGGCCTGCTGGTGTGACGATTGTGATTGTTCGTGAGGATTTCTTGAATGATGAGCCTGCTCTTTCTAGCATGTTGGATTATCGTATTCAGGCAGAGAATGCTTCGCTTTATAATACGCCCCCAACTTTTGGTATTTACATGGCTAAATTAGTTTTTGAACATGTGACATCTTTAGGTGGTGTGGCTAAAATGGAGGAACTTAATCGTCAAAAATCAAGTCTTCTTTATGATTTTATTGATAGGTCTGACTTTTATAAGAGCCCGGTTAAGTTTGCTAAGGATCGCTCACTAGCTAATATTCCTTTTGTCACACCGAATGCGGAACTTGATAAAGCCTTTAATCAAGCAGCAGATGAAGCCGGATTTAAAAATATTAAAGGACACCGTAGTGTGGGAGGTATGCGAGCAAGCCTATATAATGCTTTTCCACTGGAAGGTGTGAAAGCCCTGCTTGCATTTATGAAAGCTTTTGAGGAGGAACGTGGTTAA
- a CDS encoding GNAT family N-acetyltransferase, which translates to MELRLAHPNEVDDIMTIIEEARAFLKASGSDQWQGKYPAASDIIDDILQGQAWVGLIDDEIVAYAAVIVGQDPAYENITDGKWKHANHQYTVFHRVAVSKKASGQKVGQTFIQGLIEGHKGPDFRCDTHPKNLIMQHILEKLGYEYCGKVMFEGERLAYQKIKSKSETADYQEIDEGLRYDL; encoded by the coding sequence ATGGAGCTACGTTTAGCACATCCCAATGAAGTAGATGATATTATGACGATCATTGAGGAGGCGCGTGCCTTTTTAAAAGCGTCTGGAAGTGATCAATGGCAGGGAAAATACCCTGCAGCCAGTGATATCATTGATGATATTTTGCAAGGTCAAGCTTGGGTTGGATTGATTGATGATGAGATTGTGGCTTATGCTGCAGTCATTGTAGGACAAGATCCAGCCTATGAGAACATCACAGATGGCAAATGGAAACATGCTAATCATCAATATACTGTTTTCCATCGGGTTGCTGTTTCTAAGAAAGCTAGTGGGCAAAAAGTAGGGCAAACTTTCATCCAAGGTTTAATCGAAGGTCATAAGGGTCCAGATTTTCGTTGTGATACCCATCCTAAAAATCTCATTATGCAACATATTTTAGAAAAACTTGGCTACGAATATTGTGGTAAAGTCATGTTTGAGGGAGAACGCTTAGCTTATCAAAAGATTAAGTCTAAGTCTGAAACAGCGGATTACCAAGAAATTGACGAAGGCCTTCGTTACGATTTGTAA
- a CDS encoding DUF6440 family protein, with the protein MFNKSKKSDNRFEYIPMNSGSLIVVDQETGVEYYKEGIAMTVLYDTDGKPKINKNWRDSH; encoded by the coding sequence ATGTTTAATAAATCCAAGAAAAGCGATAATCGTTTTGAATATATTCCGATGAACTCAGGATCTTTGATCGTGGTTGATCAAGAAACTGGTGTCGAATATTATAAAGAAGGCATTGCCATGACCGTTTTATATGACACTGACGGCAAACCAAAAATTAACAAGAACTGGCGAGACAGTCACTAA
- a CDS encoding GNAT family N-acetyltransferase translates to MEIRKIALSDQKAFFDFEDELLEDKRTNPFIEWWPVEDFKAFVSQSDLSEVKQLDQAYSPFTRYFAFVDGAIAGFVICFWEMEHPDCLTLGHLGYMAAPSFRHQGVAQALIDFALSQYRSRNIGRLLLAAHEDNQASRQLIEKIGGRMIAQETVNHMGSRFKSVKYELIIG, encoded by the coding sequence ATGGAAATCCGCAAGATAGCCTTAAGCGATCAAAAAGCTTTTTTTGATTTTGAAGATGAATTACTTGAGGATAAGCGCACCAACCCTTTTATCGAATGGTGGCCAGTTGAAGATTTTAAGGCTTTTGTCTCTCAAAGTGATCTTTCAGAGGTCAAGCAGCTTGATCAAGCCTACTCGCCCTTTACTCGCTATTTTGCCTTTGTAGATGGTGCCATCGCTGGTTTTGTCATTTGTTTTTGGGAGATGGAACATCCAGACTGCTTGACCTTAGGGCATCTGGGTTATATGGCGGCTCCTTCTTTTAGGCATCAAGGTGTCGCTCAAGCTTTGATAGATTTCGCCTTAAGTCAGTATCGGTCTCGAAATATTGGACGTTTGCTTCTGGCAGCGCATGAGGACAACCAAGCCTCTCGTCAATTAATCGAAAAAATAGGTGGTCGAATGATTGCCCAAGAAACCGTTAATCATATGGGAAGTCGGTTTAAGTCGGTAAAGTATGAGTTAATCATCGGCTAA
- a CDS encoding MmcQ/YjbR family DNA-binding protein: protein MSFESEFFKKKYVLFEQLEGFGFVKDQKGYTYRENFLDGQFQAVIRIKDDGSLYGQVLDLEFDEEYDAFRANSAQGSFVGQVREAYGQMLTRIAEECFETRLFENDQTNRLATYLTRTFGDATDNPFKKFPRFTAFRHPANAKWYGLVGSVKREKLQLGDEKWSQEALQEEVEIINIKVASNHLQELLKLPGIYPSYHMSKKTWVTIALDNRLTDEDLFALVEDSRSLVAPKTLSNPDGTDYWVIPANPKYYNIDAEFTENSEILWTQKARIKAGDWVLIYMTSPIKAIRYACKVLEADIENKGHRDNPSIKRLMKLSLKQTFGDDQLSFGLMSEKGVRAVRGPRRLSKELVDYLEANFPLFKDL from the coding sequence ATGTCATTTGAATCTGAGTTTTTTAAGAAGAAATACGTGCTATTTGAGCAACTCGAGGGTTTTGGATTTGTTAAAGATCAGAAGGGCTATACTTATCGTGAGAATTTTTTAGATGGACAATTTCAGGCTGTGATTAGGATTAAGGATGATGGAAGTCTTTATGGTCAAGTGCTAGATCTAGAGTTTGACGAAGAATATGATGCCTTCCGAGCAAATTCAGCTCAAGGGAGTTTTGTTGGTCAGGTTCGGGAGGCTTATGGTCAGATGTTGACTAGGATAGCTGAAGAGTGCTTTGAGACTAGGCTCTTTGAAAATGACCAGACTAATCGTCTAGCTACTTATCTAACAAGGACTTTTGGAGATGCAACAGATAATCCTTTTAAGAAATTTCCCCGTTTCACAGCTTTTAGACATCCTGCTAATGCTAAATGGTATGGTCTTGTTGGCTCAGTTAAGCGCGAGAAATTACAGTTGGGTGATGAAAAGTGGTCACAAGAAGCCTTGCAAGAAGAGGTTGAAATCATTAATATCAAGGTGGCATCCAATCATTTACAAGAATTATTAAAGCTGCCAGGAATTTATCCCTCTTATCACATGTCCAAGAAGACCTGGGTTACGATTGCTTTGGATAATCGTCTAACAGATGAGGACCTGTTTGCCTTGGTTGAGGATAGCCGTTCATTGGTAGCACCCAAGACCTTATCAAATCCTGATGGAACAGATTACTGGGTTATTCCGGCAAATCCAAAATACTATAATATTGATGCTGAATTTACAGAGAATTCTGAGATTCTTTGGACACAAAAAGCCAGAATTAAGGCTGGCGATTGGGTATTGATTTACATGACGAGTCCTATTAAGGCCATTCGATATGCTTGTAAGGTTTTAGAAGCTGATATTGAGAATAAGGGACATCGTGACAATCCAAGTATCAAACGATTGATGAAGTTATCTCTCAAACAAACCTTTGGAGATGACCAACTGTCCTTTGGATTGATGTCAGAAAAAGGTGTTCGAGCGGTCAGAGGACCTAGACGACTCAGTAAAGAATTGGTCGATTATCTTGAAGCAAACTTTCCTCTTTTCAAAGACTTATAG
- a CDS encoding diacylglycerol/lipid kinase family protein → MTRFALIINQQSGKSDKDQLVETIRTFLIEKNIAEKDILTFYPESANETRQMAKEACLDNVDVIIPLGGDGTIKLVCAGIYEGGGHSRLGLIPTGTVNNLAKSLGIPLNTKKALESLFSGQELAIDMAKVSNQYMISSLTLGLMADMALSVTPENKRRFGALAFIKAGWKIFLRRRSYRIQAISDQKKQYIKTKLLLVTMSNTVAGLPGFNRKDTVDDGLFTVYTLKKTHFIRFFFYFFFRIGKFSQFKHWDSFQASELRLVNVRQKDKNNPNVRIDGDVAGKLPVLIQMLPKAITVIVPKK, encoded by the coding sequence ATGACAAGATTTGCATTAATCATCAATCAACAATCTGGAAAAAGTGATAAAGATCAATTGGTTGAAACCATCAGGACATTCTTAATTGAAAAAAATATAGCTGAAAAAGACATTTTGACCTTCTATCCTGAATCTGCTAATGAAACCAGACAAATGGCAAAAGAAGCCTGTCTAGATAACGTCGATGTCATCATCCCGTTAGGGGGTGATGGTACCATCAAACTGGTTTGCGCAGGTATCTATGAAGGTGGCGGTCACTCTCGCTTAGGTCTCATACCAACTGGAACGGTTAATAATTTAGCCAAATCTCTTGGAATTCCGCTAAACACTAAAAAAGCTTTAGAAAGTCTTTTTTCTGGACAAGAACTAGCTATTGATATGGCAAAGGTTAGCAATCAATACATGATTTCTAGCCTAACCCTTGGTCTGATGGCTGATATGGCACTTAGCGTCACTCCTGAAAACAAACGTCGTTTTGGTGCTCTTGCCTTTATCAAAGCAGGTTGGAAAATCTTTCTACGCAGGCGCTCCTATCGTATTCAAGCTATCTCAGATCAGAAAAAGCAATATATCAAAACCAAATTACTCTTAGTTACCATGAGTAATACTGTCGCTGGTCTTCCTGGTTTTAACCGTAAAGACACTGTAGACGATGGACTTTTCACTGTTTATACGTTAAAGAAAACCCACTTCATTCGTTTCTTCTTTTACTTCTTTTTCCGTATTGGTAAATTTAGTCAATTTAAGCATTGGGATTCCTTTCAAGCTTCTGAACTACGCTTAGTTAATGTCCGACAAAAAGATAAAAATAACCCCAATGTACGGATTGATGGCGATGTAGCAGGTAAATTACCCGTCCTTATCCAGATGCTTCCCAAAGCCATAACGGTCATTGTTCCTAAGAAATAA
- the rsmD gene encoding 16S rRNA (guanine(966)-N(2))-methyltransferase RsmD, which yields MRVVAGTFGGRPLKTLVGKTTRPTTDKVKGAMFNMIGPFFDGGRVLDLYSGSGSLAIEAVSRGMDYAVLVEKDRSAQAIIQANIKMTKSEKQFQLLKMDDKKALSQLSGQFDLVLLDPPYAKEQIVNVVTELEARGLLTEDVMIVCETDKMVALPEEISAFGIWKQKIYGISKVTVYVR from the coding sequence ATGAGAGTAGTAGCAGGTACATTTGGAGGACGTCCCTTAAAGACGTTAGTAGGTAAAACGACCCGTCCCACAACTGATAAAGTTAAAGGGGCTATGTTTAATATGATTGGTCCCTTTTTTGATGGTGGTCGGGTGCTTGATCTGTATTCTGGAAGCGGGAGTCTGGCTATTGAGGCAGTTTCACGCGGTATGGATTATGCTGTCTTAGTTGAAAAAGATCGTTCAGCACAAGCTATTATCCAAGCAAATATCAAAATGACCAAGTCAGAAAAACAATTTCAATTGTTGAAGATGGATGATAAAAAAGCTCTGAGTCAGCTATCAGGACAATTTGACTTGGTTCTCTTAGACCCGCCCTATGCTAAGGAGCAAATTGTTAATGTTGTAACAGAGTTGGAGGCTAGAGGGTTACTAACTGAGGATGTGATGATTGTTTGTGAGACTGACAAGATGGTAGCATTGCCAGAAGAAATCTCAGCCTTTGGTATTTGGAAACAAAAAATTTACGGAATTAGTAAGGTGACGGTATATGTCAGATAA